ACAGAGTCCCTTGGGACCCTGGCCCTTCTCTTATACTTCAGGTGCGGTGAAAATCACCCCTGCACATGACCAGAATGACTATGAGGTTGGGCAGCGTCATGGGCTGGAGGCCATCAGTATCATGGATTCCCATGGGGCTTTTGTCAATGTACCCCCACCTTTCCTGGTGAGGCTGCCTGGGGTGTGGTGTCCCTGGTTGAGGGAAGTTGGGGAATGCCTAGGCATCACCATGATGAGGCCTTTTTCCTACTCAGGGCCTGCCCAGATTTGAGGCCAGGAAGGCAGTTCTGGCAGCACTGAAAGAGCAAGGACTGTTTCGTGGCATTGAGGACAACCCCATGGTGGTGCCACTTTGCAAGTGAGGGTGGGGACCAGGTATGGTGGGAAGTGGGGAGCTCCTTCAGGTGCTCACTGCTTGGCCTCCTCACCTCACTTGCACTCCCAGCCGTTCCAAGGATGTAGTGGAGCCTCTGCTAAGGCCACAGTGGTATGTGCGCTGCGGGGAGATGGCCCAGGCTGCCAGTGCTGCTGTGACCCGGGGAGACCTCCGCATTCTGCCTGAGACCCATCAACGAACGTGGCATTCCTGGATGGACAATATCCGGTGTGTAGGGCCCCTCAGTATGAGGTAGCTGGCTGAGGAACATGGGAAGGGACACTTGCAGGCCTCCCTGACACTTTCCCCACTACTGGCCATTTGCAGGGACTGGTGCATTTCCCGGCAATTGTGGTGGGGCCATCGCATCCCAGCCTACTTCATCACTGTCAATGACCCAGCGGTACCTCCTGGGGAGGTAAGGATGGGCCAGAGCTAGGTGCCTGGGGAACTGGGTTTGTTGGGCCCTGGGTTGGGGAGTGGTTGGGGCAAGGCAGAAACACCCCATGGGAACTCATTCCGCCTTTGGCAGGACCCCGATGGGCGGTACTGGGTGAGTGGACGCAGTGAGGAGGAGGCCCGAGAAAAAGCAGCCAAGGAGTTTGGAGTGTCATCTGATAAGATTAGCCTCCAGCAAGGCAAGAAGGGGCCTTAGGGGTGAGTTGGCAGAGCTGGAGCTCTGACCCTTAGGTCCATTTCCTCTGACCTCTGACGTTTGGCTTCCCTCAGATGAGGATGTATTGGACACCTGGTTCTCTTCCggcctcttccccttctccatcTTGGGCTGGCCCAACCAGGTGTGTTCCTGGGGCTAGACTAGGGTGGGTTGTGGTCTTGAAAGAGAGGGTACTTGACTCTCGTTCACACCTTGGTCTGCCCGCAGTCAGAAGATTTGAGTGTGTTCTACCCAGGGACTCTGCTGGAGACCGGTCACGACATCCTCTTCTTCTGGGTGGCTCGAATGGTCATGCTTGGCCTGAAACTTACCGGCAGGCTGCCTTTCAGAGAGGTGTGAAGATGGCCAAGACcctcccactttcctccctcctctcctgccccttTATGCTGCAGCTCAGGCTCAGCCCAGACAGCTGTGGATGGGCCTGGTCCCAATGGGTGGGGTCGAAATCCAGCCTGGGCTCCACTTAGTGATTTCTATGCTTTGGCTTAGGGCTTTCTCTTTCCAGAGGAGAATGAGCTTCTACTGATTTATTTGCTGAATGAGCTGATGGGGATAACTCAGTGGGATCTAAGGTGGGGCAGACCCTGGTAGGGGGCATTGATGCTATGAGAGGGACTGAACCTCACTGTTCTTCTTGCCTCCTGCCTGTCAGGTCTACCTCCATGCCATTGTGCGTGATGCTCATGGACGAAAGATGAGCAAGTCTCTAGGCAATGTCATTGACCCCCTGGATGTCATCCACGGAGTCTCCCTGCAGGTAGGACTGGGTCTTGGACCATTGGGAATAATTAGCTCTGGGGCCGTGGCCACAGCTATCTAACTATTTCTCCTCCATTGTCAGGGCCTCCATGACCAATTACTGAACAGCAACCTGGACCCTAGTGAGGTGGAGAAGGCCAAGGAAGGGCAGGTACAGAAGGCAGGGCCCTGGGGTGGAGCCTGAGTAGAATGTGGGCAGGGCTGACAGGAGGCTCCTCCATCTGCCGCCTCCTACAGAAGGCAGACTTTCCCATGGGGATTCCTGAGTGTGGCACTGATGCTCTCCGGTTTGGACTCTGCGCTTACACATCCCAGGGTATGGCCTTCATGCCTCCTTCCCAGAGGCCCACTCTCTCCTCTGCCCTGGGCTTCTGGAGAGCCTGGGCCAAGAAGGAGAATGGTGAGGACTCTCATTTTATCCCTCACCTAGGTCGTGACATCAACCTTGATGTGAACCGAATATTGGGTTACCGCCACTTCTGCAACAAGCTCTGGAATGCCACCAAGTTTGCTCTCCGAGGCCTTGGGAAGGGTTTTGTGCCCTCACCTACCTCCAAGGTGAGGGCCTGATGGGCAGTGAATACGCACCCACATAGACTATGCCCCTTTCCCTCAGCTATCAAGCATAGTTGTGCGAGGATTGCAGCTGTAGGATCAGGAACCCAAGCCCCAGTCCCTGAGGGTCCTCTATGTAGCTAGGGAACAGAGACAGACAGATAGTAACAGGTATTAGGGTCATCCCTGAGGTGGCTGGAAACCTGTTTGTTTTTCCCAGACACTGGGCACATGCTCAGTTACTTCTGGAATGGAGACTTACCATGATTCCTACCATTGTGGGGTTCAGGCTCCTCCCTCCATATGGTGGCTTGCTGGCTGATATACCCCTTTCCCCCAAGCCTGGAGGCCACGAGAGCCTGGTAGACCGCTGGATCCGCAGTCGGCTGGCTGAGGCTGTGAGGCTCAGCAATGAAGGTTTCCAGGCCTATGATTTCCCAGCTGTCACCACCGCCCAGTATAGCTTCTGGCTCTATGAGCTCTGTGATGTCTACCTGGTAAGAAGAAACTGAGGTGGGGTAGGGCATGGGGGTTGCTGAGCTCTGGGCCCAGCTCTGTCACTGGTTGGTTGTGAGATCTAAGCCAACCCATTCCTTTGCCAGTCCTTACAGTCACGTGAGGGCTTGAGGCTCGATCTCCAATCTGAGCTTTGTACCTCCCTATCCCCTAGGAGTGCCTAAAACCTGTCCTGAATGGAGTGGACCAGGTGGCAGCTGAATGTGCCCGCCAGACCCTTTACACCTGCCTAGATGTTGGCCTGCGGCTGCTCTCACCCTTCATGCCCTTTGTGACAGAGGAACTCTACCAGAGGCTGCCCCGGCGGACCCCACAAGCTCCAGCTAGTCTTTGTGTTACCCCCTACCCAGAGCCTGCAGAGGTATGGGGTATGGTCTGGAGGGGACTCGGGCTCACTCCCAggcctccctcacctcctcctccatcccacaGTGCTCCTGGAAAGACCCTGAGGCAGAAGCTGCCCTTGAGCTGGCGCTAAGCATCATCCGAGTTGTGCGCTCCCTGCGTGCAGACTACAACCTAACCCGGATCCGGCCCGACTGTGAGCCTCAGGCCCTTATGTCTACCTTGCCCCACTGTCCCCAGCCCACTCTAGGAAACCAGTGTCCAGCTGTGGCTGTCTAGTCTCCTGTCTCCTCGTGGCCAGATCtcaccttcctttctcccttgtaGGTTTCCTGGAAGTGGCTGATGAGGCCACAGGCACTCTTGCATCGGCAGTGTCAGGCTACGTGCAGACACTAGCCAGTGCGGGTGTGGTGGCTGTCCTGGCGTTGGGGGCTCCTGCACCACAAGGCTGCGCAGTGGCCCTGGCCTCTGACCGATGCTCAATCCACCTGCAGCTGCAGGGCCTGGTGGACCCAGCCCGGGAGCTGGGCAAGCTGCAGGCTAAGCGAAGTGAGGCCCAACGGCAGGCCCAGCGTCTGCGGGAGCGACGTTCTGCCTCGGGCTACTCTGTCAAGGTGCCCCTCGAAGTCCAGGAGGCAGACGAAGCCAAGGTTTGTGGTGTGGGTGGGCATTTCCCACACCGTCAGCTCCATCTATCCCCAGGCCCCTTGAGCAGTGACCATGCAGCCCCCTCCCTATATACATAAGAAACCGCTGTGGGTAAAGGACCCAATGCAAGGTTACATGGCAggttggagagagaggcagaCTTAGAATCAGGCATCCTGTTTCCCAGTTAGACCCTGGTAATCCTATCCAGCTCCCAGAATGTAGAAACCCACATTCCACATGGGGTTGGATTTGGCACCCACGTGCAGTAAGGAGCCCCAGGTCTAGCACCTACTTCTACTTCTGTAGCTCACTGGGCTGACCTCAGAAAGTCAGGATCATCTCCTGGTGTGAAGCCCCTCTGCAGACCCTCTGCAGCTAAGATCCCTCCAGGGAACGGCAGTGGGTAAACTACATAGACCAGAGAAAAACAGTCCTGAACCTAAGAGCTAAGGGTGTTGGCTGACAGGTTTATCTCACTCAACTCATTCAGCACTCTCTGAATAGGCAGCATTACCATTTGGGTTACCGCCACCGAGGTAACATGATTTCCTGTCAGCCTGTGCTTTCCTGCCTGGGTGAGGGTGCTGAACAGGGTGTGTGGGCTCTGAATCCCTTCAACCTTGGTTACTAAGGACTATAAGAAAAGGGAAGATCTACGTGGCAGGGTCCTGGTGGAAGAGAGTGGGGAGGTGCTGGTGGGAAGACTGGAATTGGGGAGAAGGTGACAGCCAAGCACATAGTCCTGGAACTGCTCCCTGCTAGTGATTCTCACCCATCTTTCCAGCTTGAACCCCTTTGCTATCCTGGTGTTCAGGTCTTCTCCTTGGGCCTGGGTCCTCACCTCTTCCCCTCATTCCATCTCTAGCTCCAACAGACAGAGGCAGAGCTCAGGAAGATGGATGAGGCCATCACCCTATTCCAGAAGATGCTGTGACACCCAACTTCAATCCTCACAGCCCACCATGGGATGgcagcaataaaatattttgccacAAACTCATCTCTTATCTGTGaatgtggtgggggtgggagtgggtgcAGAGGGCTGGGTTCCTAAGGCCTCAAAAACTGCTGGTGTAGCTGCAGGCTGGGATCCAGGCAGGTCCTGGTGGGCAGACGGGTGCGTCTGGGTCTGTCCTTGGCACCTCGCCAGGCCTGAGTCATGCTGCttgctcccttcctccttcccagctCTTCTCACCTCCGCACTGCAGCTGGAGAAAGCCAGCACTGGTGCCGCCCTGCTGCCGGCCTCTGCTTGTGGCCCTGGGCAGGTCATGAGTAGAGGGCCAGGGGCTGTCTGTCCTGCCCCCTGGCTCCTGGGGCCTCCTTCCCCCTCCACAGAGGCCTGGTTAATTATAACTCTGACCTAAGTGCCCTGTGACGCCACACCCAAGCTAGTCCTGCTCAGGAGACCCAGCAACCAGGTAGGGGAGAGGCCTGAGAGGAGATTCTGATTTCTTATGCATGGGGGTGTtcctggggcagggctgggaacTTGGCTGGGACTGTGAGAGAACCTGGGGAAGGAGCTTTGGACCCCATTCCTTTCAGATCTATGGGTTTGATAAGGCCCTCAGGCTATCTGGGTGACAGTGGGGAAGCCAGCCTGGAGCAAATGAGGCATTTAGCCAAAATGAAAGGAGGTGACTAAAGCAGATGCCCGTggagacaaataaacaaaacagaacaatcaGATTTGCTGTTTCCTCCTCCCTTGAGAGCCTTCTGTCCCCTAGGTCCATGTTTCAGCCATGCTCTCTGCAGAGGTGCCCCTGTCCCACTTGGGCCCCTCAGTGCTGCTTCTGCTACAACTGCTGCTGCCCCCCACTTCGGCCTTTTTTCCTAACATCTGGAGCCTCCTGGCTGCCCCTGGCTCCATCACCCACCAGGACCTGACTGAGGAGGCTGCACTCAATGTCACCCTGCAGCTCTTCCTGGAGCAGCCGCCACCCAACCAGCCCCCACTTCGTCTAGAGGACTACTTGGTAAGCATCCCCAGGGCCCCTCACATTCCTGCTAGATTCCCCAGTTCTCTGGGACTTCTGCTCCCTGAGGACCTTGGTCACAAGAGAAGGGACACTGTTCATTCCCCACTCCACCTGTTCACCTCCCCATTCCACCTCCTTGCAGCAACAATACCTAGTAGTCCTGGTCCTGAAGTTGGGAATCCCCCCTCAGGGAGGTCCAAGGCTACCCACTTTCTCCTCAGGCCCAGTGCTCTCTAATCCACCTATACCAGCCTTGAGCGACAGTGCTGACAATGTGGGCAATAATCCAATCCTAGGGGCTTCCCTGGAGCCCCTGTCCCCTACCACTTTCACCAGGGCCGAACCCTTCTTGCTGACGACCTCTTTGCCGCTTACTTTGGACCTGGGTTTCCTTCCCGGCGGTTCCGAGCAGCCTTAGGCGAGGTGTCCCGTGCCAATGCAGCCCAGGACTTCCTGCCAACTTCCAGGAATGACCCTGACCTGCACTTTGATGCTGAGCATCTGAGTCAGGGACGCACCCGCTTGATGAGGGCTTTGCAGGAGACATTGGTGGCAGCCAGAGCCCTTGACCACACACTGGCCCGCCAACGCCTTGGGGCTGCGCTTCATGCCTTGCAGGTGAGACAGAGTGGGGGGAATGGCCAGAGGGGTCTTTAGTTTTCCTTTCCTGGTGGACCCTGACCTTAAACATGCCTTGTCTTTCCTTACTCTAGAGGGGTGGGGCACTGTTTGCCAGCACCTGAGGCTCTTTCCTACTTTCCAAACCAGTAGTGTTTCCTGGGGGGCCACTATGGCtggagaaaagggagggagaggatagTAACAAGTGGGAGAGGTAAGGGAGGGCAGCTTATCTGTGTGCAGGACCCAGTGGGCCACTGAGAAGCCTTTGGCTTAGACCCCCAAGATGGGAAGATGGGTGGCCCTCCTCCTCCAAAGCTCTGTTCTGGAGAGAAGAACAGTGGAGGGTGTCTCACAGAAATAGTGGGGTGGGAAGAGACTTTCTGGATGGGAATTTGAAGGAGTGGCATGTTAGAGCTGGATTTCATGAGAAGATCAGACCAGTGCTTTGTTCCCTATCTTTTTTCCCCCGGGGACCAGGATTTCTACAGTCACAGCAACTGGGTAGAACTGGGGGAGCAGCAGCCACACCCTCACCTCCTCTGGCCACGGCAAGAGCTCTGGAGCCTGGCACAAGGTATGGCCATGACTTTGTGGTAAAGTGGGAGCTCACAGAGCCACCACCTCTCAGTCCACCCTGTGTCATGTCCTGAGGTCATATAGGATAATATGTCATTTCATCTCTGCAAGGATTCTGAGGTCCCCTAGTTCAACTAAAGACCAGGTCAGTTAAGTGGCTTCGCCAGGGTCACATGGGAGAACAGCCAGGACCAGATCTGTAGACCTTAGACTGATCTTTCATGTGGCTTGCTCCTCCACCCCCAGTGACTCCCATGACCTCTCATAATCCCCCTCAGCCTCTCAGCTAAACTAGGACCCAGAAGCTTCCTCCTGTTCATTATAAGTTTCCTTCCTCACTATAGCTCACATAAGACAGAATCCTCATACAGTTGATTCTAACACTTCCTGAGTTTTCTAGCATAGCCCCAGTTTCAAACATCCAGTCCTGCTACCAGCCTTGAACTCCAGAATATCTAACCAGGGTCCCTTTTACCTTATTCCAACCCAGAGCAAGGACTGAAGTTGGGTGGGCAAGGATAAAGTCCTGGGGTAACTGAGGCTTGGTTCTAGCCCCTGTCTTCTTTTCCCAGTGGGCAATCCTACCTGTGCTGATTGTGAGGAGCTGAGCTGCCCCGGGAATTTGCTGGGCTTCACACTCCTCACCTCTGGCTACTTTGGAACTCATCCCCCGAAACCTCCAGgtaccagaaaagaaagattccCAGAAGTAAAGGGAGAAAGTCATTTCCTTTGAACACTCACACAGGATTTTAGTCCTGTAGGCCTTTGCCCCATCTGCTGTGGCATTACTTCTTAGGAAAGGTTATTGGGAATGGGATGGGTGGGTGAAGGCCCACTAAAGAGGCCATGATCTTTGAGTGGGGAGCAGCTTCTTGCTCCACTTATAGGATTTTTCTTTTGCCTATGGGCAGTGTTGGGAGACTGGCTGGAGGAATCTGGGGATCTGTCATGTGATTAACCCCTCCATGTTTATTCTAGGTTTGCTTCTACAGTGCTTATGCTTTGGTAAGGGCTTAGAGGGTCACATCAAGTCTGACGTACCCCATTTTCTTAGGAGGCAGTGGGACTTTTTTAAACCTCCACCCTCCAGATCTCTTTCCCCAACCCAGGAAAATGTAGCCATGGAGGCCATTTTGACCAGAGCAGCTCCCAGCCACCCCGGGGTGGCATCAACAAGGATAGCACGTCCCCAGGATTCTCCCCCCACCACATGCTGCATCTCCAGGCTGCAAAACTGGCCCTTCTAGCCTCCATCCAGGCctttagcctcctgagaagcCGCCTGGGAGACAGCTGTTTCTCCAGGTTAGTGGCCTCCTAGAGGTGGGTCCCCTGATGGGTTGGTGCTCCTGGGAGAACTGAAAAACTAGAGGCTGTGGACAAATATGCAGATCCTTCACTGTATTTTTGGCCTGCTCCCCAGGCTGCTGGACATCACCCCAGCCTCTAGCCTGAGCTTTGTCCTGGATACCACTGGCAGCATGGGTGAGGAGATCAATGCTGCCAAAATCCAAACTCGCCACATCATGGAGCAGCGGCAGGGCAGTCCCATGGAGCCTGTCCACTACATTCTGGTGCCTTTCCATGACCCAGGTAACTGGGGTCTGGCCAGGGTAGTGGAGAGAAGGAAAGTCCAGGGCAAGGGATAAAGACCTCTGATGAGGAAGTGGTCTTCATAGTAACTCTTCCTGAATGAACCTCTATGGGATACTTATGCCACTTCTGTTTCCAAAATTGCAACATTCTACATAAGTCTAATGTACAATCCATGCTTAGGCCTTCTTTACCTTTCTTGCTAATAAGTCATTTTCAACTGTCTATTTCCTACAGACAAAGATTGGGATGAAGATGAGGGGTTGGTGGGTCTGTTCCTTTGGGAAGTATCTGAGATATCTAGttatattctgttttgttttgttttttttttttttttcccctactgaACTAGAAGTCTGCCCATCAGGCCTGGGTCTACCAGTCTTACTGTGTTCTTGGGCTGGCCATTTAACCTCCCTTGGCCTCAATTTAATCATCCATAAAGTAGATTTCAACCATACTTTATCCTATCTAACTCCCAGGGTTAATGACCAAATAAAGTGTCTCCTAGGGGGTCTAGGTTTTTAGCTccatagtagagcacttgtccagccTGCATgaaaccctaggttcaataccatcacttaaaaaaaagtattatagaTACATAACATATACATTTATGCCTCCTAAACTGAGAATTCCCTAAAGGGAaagtttgtcttttttccttataAGTCTTATAGTGACTGGCATTTAATAGGGACTTATTACATGTTTGATGAaggtagaataaatgaataagattttAGCACTACatccaggcactattctaagatTTACAAAATCAATTCATACAGTCCACTTAATAAGTTTGTGAGgtaaatactattattttctCTGGCTtttctgatgaggaaactgaggacctaggttttttttttttttttttttatgcaggcACATGTATCCATTAAAGGTCCACTCAAGATCACAGGAAGTGCCACCATTTTAAGGGAGTGGAGACCCACTTTCCCTGCCAGACCCTGCCCTTCTCTTCTGATGAGTATAAGAAGTCATATAGgactggggtgtgactcagtagtagagtgctcaccttgcatgtgtgaagccctgggtttgatccccagcaccacataaaaataactaaattaaataaaggtatcatgtccatctacaactaaaaaaaaaaatttttaagtcatataaataaaaaagaataatctttttttttttttttttggtaccagtgattaaacccagggttacttaaccactaagtcacatccctagcccttttttacattttatttagaattagaagcaaggtctcactgagttgcttagggcatcgcgaagttgctgaggctggctttgaacttgcaatcctcctgcctccacctctctagccattgggattacaggtgtacgccactgcaccctgctttcctttctttctttcttactggggattggacccagggcctcatgcatgctaagcaaggaATATTGTTATTTCAATATTTGTCTACCCCAGGAGCACAGCAGGCCTCTACTGGAATGTGGGCCAGGGTAGGAATAAGGGGAGCTCTTTTCCTACTCACCTCAAAGTCCTTTCTTCCTACCCAGGGTTTGGCCCTGTCTTTACAACCAGTGATCCTCACAGCTTCTGGCAGCGACTAAATGAGATCCACGCCTTGGGGGGTGGAGATGAGCCTGAGATGTGCCTATCTGCCCTGGAGGTCTgacccttccctttctcttccccttcccacTTGTCCTGCCTTTTCCAGACCCTGCCACCAGAGGGAGATAGAGCTAGAATCCTCCCCAGTCTCTTCCACTGGACCCCTTCAGAACCTAGCTATGCTAGCCTCACTCCAAGGTTCCAGGGTCATATTCCTTTCTACTCTGTCCACTCCCTGCTGCTGCAATTCTTAACACTAGCCCTTTTCCTCCCTGGCAGCTAGCCCTGCTGCACACACCTCCACTTTCAgacatctttgtcttcactgatGCCTCCCCCAAGGATGCCTTTCTCACCAACCGGGTGGAATCCCTGAGTCAGGAGCGTCGGTGCAGGGTGAGCACAGCTGGTGGGAGACCCAGTGATAGCCACCCAAGAATAGAGAGACCCTATGACAATAACCTCATAACAACAGTGACACAACACTATGGTGGTCAAACTAGCCACACCTTTAGCAATAGTCCTATCCTTAATACTGCTGAATTCATATTTGAACCAGCACAGTAAAGTATTTAAAGAACTGGAAAACTAGTTGCTAAAATTCCACCATGAAACGTGGTGGTTACAAAGGGGCAGCCAACTATTGAGGGTCAGAGGGTTGCATCATTAGGAGACTGGAAGCAGCTGGAGTATAGACAGAAAGATTTTATCACTAATCATCAATCTGGAGAAATTCTGAGCAGAAAGGATCCTTATTTATAATACCAGATGGCACTTGGACACCCCAAGCATTGGACTGTCTTCTGGCCACAGGTGACATTCCTGGTGACTGAAGACCCATCAAGGGTTCAGGGTCGAGCTCGGCGTGAGGTCCTATCCCCTGTGCGTTTTGAGCCATATGAAGCAGTGGCCCTGGCCTCAGGAGGAGAGGTGATCTTCACCAAAGACCAGCACATTCGGGACGTGGCAGCCATTGTTGGGGAGAGCATGGCTGCTCTGGTAAGTAGATGCCAGAGGGCCTGGTGCCCTCTATTCTGGGCTGAGAAGTGTGGTGCTGCTTCTCACTTAAACTTTGTTGCCATTCATTCAGAAGTGTGGACAAGGAAGTTTCTTTCCTTCTGAGATCCATGGCTGTCTTTTTTCCACATTGCCTTTTCAGATTAGTAAACCTCCCTTCCATATGGCTTCCAGTGCCTCAGGGCTGTCACAGAAAGtccttccatctttttttttttttttttggtggtgctagagattgaacccagggccttgtgcatgtgcactctaccaactgagctatattcccagcccagtCCTTCTTCCATATTTTAAGGGTAAA
This portion of the Marmota flaviventris isolate mMarFla1 chromosome 6, mMarFla1.hap1, whole genome shotgun sequence genome encodes:
- the Vars1 gene encoding valine--tRNA ligase isoform X1 — encoded protein: MSILYVSPHPDAFPSLRALIAARYGEAGEGPGWGGAHPRICLQPPPTSRTPFPPPRLPALEQGPGGLWVWGATAVAQLLWPAGLGGPGGSRAAVLVQQWVSYADTELIPAACGATLPALGLRSPAQDPQAALGALGKALSPLEEWLRLHTYLAGDAPTLADLAAVTALLLPFRYVLDPSARRIWGNVTRWFITCIRQPEFRAVLGDVVLYAGTRSLSQQPGPERDPAPPKTAAQLKKEAKKREKLEKFQQKQKIQQQQPPPGEQKKPKAEKKEKRDPGVITYDLPTPPGEKKDVNANMPDSYSPQYVEAAWYPWWEKQGFFKPEYGRPSVSTPNSRGVFMMCIPPPNVTGSLHLGHALTNAIQDSLTRWHRMRGETTLWNPGCDHAGIATQVVVEKKLWRERGLSRHQLGREAFLQEVWKWKEEKGDRIYHQLKKLGSSLDWDRACFTMDPKLSAAVTEAFVRLHEEGVIYRSTRLVNWSCTLNSAISDIEVDKKELTGRTLLSVPGYKEKVEFGVLISFAYKVQGSDSDEEVVVATTRIETMLGDVAVAVHPKDPRYQHLKGKSVIHPFLSRSLPIVFDDFVDMEFGTGAVKITPAHDQNDYEVGQRHGLEAISIMDSHGAFVNVPPPFLGLPRFEARKAVLAALKEQGLFRGIEDNPMVVPLCNRSKDVVEPLLRPQWYVRCGEMAQAASAAVTRGDLRILPETHQRTWHSWMDNIRDWCISRQLWWGHRIPAYFITVNDPAVPPGEDPDGRYWVSGRSEEEAREKAAKEFGVSSDKISLQQDEDVLDTWFSSGLFPFSILGWPNQSEDLSVFYPGTLLETGHDILFFWVARMVMLGLKLTGRLPFREVYLHAIVRDAHGRKMSKSLGNVIDPLDVIHGVSLQGLHDQLLNSNLDPSEVEKAKEGQKADFPMGIPECGTDALRFGLCAYTSQGRDINLDVNRILGYRHFCNKLWNATKFALRGLGKGFVPSPTSKPGGHESLVDRWIRSRLAEAVRLSNEGFQAYDFPAVTTAQYSFWLYELCDVYLECLKPVLNGVDQVAAECARQTLYTCLDVGLRLLSPFMPFVTEELYQRLPRRTPQAPASLCVTPYPEPAECSWKDPEAEAALELALSIIRVVRSLRADYNLTRIRPDCFLEVADEATGTLASAVSGYVQTLASAGVVAVLALGAPAPQGCAVALASDRCSIHLQLQGLVDPARELGKLQAKRSEAQRQAQRLRERRSASGYSVKVPLEVQEADEAKLQQTEAELRKMDEAITLFQKML
- the Vars1 gene encoding valine--tRNA ligase isoform X2 — encoded protein: MSILYVSPHPDAFPSLRALIAARYGEAGEGPGWGGAHPRICLQPPPTSRTPFPPPRLPALEQGPGGLWVWGATAVAQLLWPAGLGGPGGSRAAVLVQQWVSYADTELIPAACGATLPALGLRSPAQDPQAALGALGKALSPLEEWLRLHTYLAGDAPTLADLAAVTALLLPFRYVLDPSARRIWGNVTRWFITCIRQPEFRAVLGDVVLYAGTRSLSQQPGPERDPAPPKTAAQLKKEAKKREKLEKFQQKQKIQQQQPPPGEKKPKAEKKEKRDPGVITYDLPTPPGEKKDVNANMPDSYSPQYVEAAWYPWWEKQGFFKPEYGRPSVSTPNSRGVFMMCIPPPNVTGSLHLGHALTNAIQDSLTRWHRMRGETTLWNPGCDHAGIATQVVVEKKLWRERGLSRHQLGREAFLQEVWKWKEEKGDRIYHQLKKLGSSLDWDRACFTMDPKLSAAVTEAFVRLHEEGVIYRSTRLVNWSCTLNSAISDIEVDKKELTGRTLLSVPGYKEKVEFGVLISFAYKVQGSDSDEEVVVATTRIETMLGDVAVAVHPKDPRYQHLKGKSVIHPFLSRSLPIVFDDFVDMEFGTGAVKITPAHDQNDYEVGQRHGLEAISIMDSHGAFVNVPPPFLGLPRFEARKAVLAALKEQGLFRGIEDNPMVVPLCNRSKDVVEPLLRPQWYVRCGEMAQAASAAVTRGDLRILPETHQRTWHSWMDNIRDWCISRQLWWGHRIPAYFITVNDPAVPPGEDPDGRYWVSGRSEEEAREKAAKEFGVSSDKISLQQDEDVLDTWFSSGLFPFSILGWPNQSEDLSVFYPGTLLETGHDILFFWVARMVMLGLKLTGRLPFREVYLHAIVRDAHGRKMSKSLGNVIDPLDVIHGVSLQGLHDQLLNSNLDPSEVEKAKEGQKADFPMGIPECGTDALRFGLCAYTSQGRDINLDVNRILGYRHFCNKLWNATKFALRGLGKGFVPSPTSKPGGHESLVDRWIRSRLAEAVRLSNEGFQAYDFPAVTTAQYSFWLYELCDVYLECLKPVLNGVDQVAAECARQTLYTCLDVGLRLLSPFMPFVTEELYQRLPRRTPQAPASLCVTPYPEPAECSWKDPEAEAALELALSIIRVVRSLRADYNLTRIRPDCFLEVADEATGTLASAVSGYVQTLASAGVVAVLALGAPAPQGCAVALASDRCSIHLQLQGLVDPARELGKLQAKRSEAQRQAQRLRERRSASGYSVKVPLEVQEADEAKLQQTEAELRKMDEAITLFQKML
- the Vwa7 gene encoding von Willebrand factor A domain-containing protein 7; amino-acid sequence: MLSAEVPLSHLGPSVLLLLQLLLPPTSAFFPNIWSLLAAPGSITHQDLTEEAALNVTLQLFLEQPPPNQPPLRLEDYLGRTLLADDLFAAYFGPGFPSRRFRAALGEVSRANAAQDFLPTSRNDPDLHFDAEHLSQGRTRLMRALQETLVAARALDHTLARQRLGAALHALQDFYSHSNWVELGEQQPHPHLLWPRQELWSLAQVGNPTCADCEELSCPGNLLGFTLLTSGYFGTHPPKPPGKCSHGGHFDQSSSQPPRGGINKDSTSPGFSPHHMLHLQAAKLALLASIQAFSLLRSRLGDSCFSRLLDITPASSLSFVLDTTGSMGEEINAAKIQTRHIMEQRQGSPMEPVHYILVPFHDPGFGPVFTTSDPHSFWQRLNEIHALGGGDEPEMCLSALELALLHTPPLSDIFVFTDASPKDAFLTNRVESLSQERRCRVTFLVTEDPSRVQGRARREVLSPVRFEPYEAVALASGGEVIFTKDQHIRDVAAIVGESMAALVTLPLEPPVIVPGKPLVFIVDGLLQKVTVRMHGEISSFWIKNPAGIFQSQEEGMGPLGHTHRFGQFWMVTMTDPPQAGTWEIQVTAEGTPRVRVQAQTSLDFLFHFGIPMEDGPHPGLYPLTQPVAGLQTQLLVEVTGLGSRGNPGDSPPHFSHVILRRVPEGTKLGQVPLEPLGPPERGLLTASLPPTLLSTPGPFSLELIGQDGGGQGLHRIAPQPCTVAPVLLELSGPPGFLAPGSKALLTLRITSFSVPQDLDIRISVNPSFAFTSNLSRAHLGLNESTWGCLWLEVPDSAALDSMVMVTVTALGREVSLMPATHAFLRLLVLAQTPQDQLSASSGPVVTTTTPVFRSSTLVTQGRARGGKAGRPWWGTVGGVLLLLTLASW